From the Cystobacter ferrugineus genome, the window CGCCTGGAATCCGCGCCGGGCCCAGGTGCGGTGTCTTTGTGAAATTGACTTTGATAATCGATTTCATCTAGGACGTGGCCGTCTTTTCCGTCCCTGGAGACCGCTTCAACCTGGAGGCCTCGAATGCAAAGCAGCACGAGGTGGTGCATGAATAGACTGTTGGGTGTCTGGCTTGGCGTCTTGCTGTTGGCCGGCTGTGGTCGGTCTGGAGGCGCTTCAGGTGAGCAGGGGATGCGCGCCTCTTCACTGGGGGAGGCGCGGGCGCCGGCCCGTATCGCGACGGGAGGTTCTCATTCCCTGTCCGTGCACCAGGATGGCACGGTCTGGGCCGTGGGCGGCAACTCCGTCGGCCAGTTGGGAGATGGGACCACGAGCCTTCGCCGGGTACCGGTGCGGGTGCTGGGCTTGAGCGGGGTGGTGACCGTGGCCGCCGGTGGGGGCCACTCGCTGGCGGTGAGCGCCGACGGCACCGTGTGGGCCTGGGGCAACAATTCCTCCGGCCAGTTGGGGGACGGGTCCTTCGACAACCGCGCCGAGCCGGTGCGAGTGCGGGGCTTGAGTGGGGTGGTGGCCGTGGCGGCGGGCGGGTATCACTCGCTGGCGGTGAGCGCCGACGGCACCGTGTGGGCCTGGGGCAACAATTCCTCCGGCCAGTTGGGGGACGGGTCCTTCGACAACCGCGCCGAGCCGGTGCGGGTGCGGGGCTCGAGCGGGGTGGTGGCCGTGGCGGCGGGCGGGGCTCACTCGCTGGCGGTACGCTCCGACGGCATCCTGTGGGCCTGGGGTGACAACCTCTATGGCCAGCTGGGCAACAAGGGCGAGTTCAACTCTTCCGAGCCGGTGCAGGTGCTACGGGTGACCGGAGGGGTGAGCGTGTCCGCTGGCGCCAACCACTCGCTGGCGGTGAGCGCCGATGGCACCGTGTGGGCCTGGGGGGACAACAGCTATGGCCAGCTGGGCATTGCCAGAACCACACCGTTGCTGTCGATTCCAGGGCGGGTCCCGGAAGTGCGCGGGAGCGTGGCCATGGCCGCTGGCGACAACCACTCGCTGGCGGTGAGCGCCGACGGCACCGTGTGGGCCTGGGGCTCCAACGGCCATGGCCAGCTCGGCAATGGCTTCATGGTCGACAACTCCGAGCCGGGGCGGGTGCCAGGGCTGGAAGGTGTGGGGGCGGTGGCCGCGGGCAGCAGTCACTCGCTGGCGGTGCGCGACGACGGCACCGTGTGGGCCTGGGGCTCCAACGTGGAGGGCCAGCGGGGGGATGGGACCACGGGCCAGCTCTCCGCGCCGACGCGGGTGCCTGGGGTGAGCGGAGTGGTGGGGGTGGCCGCGAACGTCTTCCACTCGCTGGCGGTGAGCGCCGATGGCTCCGCGTGGGCCTGGGGCCACAACAGCCATGGCGAACTGGGGGATGGCTCCACGCGCAACAGCCTGGCTCCCGTGCGGGTGGGGGGGCTGAAAGAGGTGGTGGCCGTGGCCGCGGGCAGCAGTCACTCGCTGGCGCTGCTCGCCGAGGGCACCGTGTTGGCCTGGGGGGACAACACCTTTGGCCAGCTCGGGGATGGCACCCGGGCCAGCCACTCCGTGCCCGCACAGGTGCGAGGGCTGCGAGGGGTGGTGGCCGTGGCCGCGGGCAGCAGTCACTCGCTGGCGCTGCTCGCCGATGGCACCGTGTGGACCTGGGGTTACAACCTGAACGGCCAGTTGGGCGATGGCACCACCACCTACCGCTACGAGCCGGTGGCGGTGAAGGGGCTGCAAGGGGTGGTGGCCGTGGCCGCGGGCGGCAACCACTCGTTGGCGGTGCGCTCCGACGGCACCGCCTGGGCCTGGGGGGAGAACGTCAAGGGCCAGCTCGGGGATGGCACCCTGACCAGTCGCCCGGCGCCCGTGGAAGTGAAGGCCGCGGGCAAGGCCGTGGCGGCGGCCCTTGGCCTCTCGCTGGCGGTGGGCTCCGACGGCTTCCCGTGGGCCTGGGGCAACAACTCCTCCGGACAGCTGGGGGATGGTTCCACGATCTCTCGCCCGGTGCCGATGCGGGTGCAGGGGACGGGCGAGGTGGTGGCCGTGGCCGCGGGCAATGGCCACTCGCTGGCGCTGAGCCCCGAGGGGGGCGTGTGGGCCTGGGGCCAGAACACCCGGGGGCAGTTGGGCGAGGGCACCCTGGACAGACGCCTCGCGCCCACGCGGGTGCAGGGCTTGAGCGGGGTGGTGGCCGTGGCCGCGGGCGGTGCCTTCTCGCTGGCGGTGCGCGACGATGGCTCCGTGTGGTCCTGGGGCGACAACGCCTTCGGCCAGCTCGGCAATGCACCGCCCGTGTATGCGACCTTCGTCGTTCGCTCCCTGCTGGAGTGAGCGCGGGGCCTCAGAGGAGCGTGAAGCGCCCCCAGGTAGGAGCAGAGGAGGCGGGCGTGGAGCCTGAGGAAGGGGCGAGCCTGAGCCTGGGGCGAGCGCCCCCCCACCCGGTCCTTGTTTTCCTGGTGATCGCCATGGATCGGGGGCGATCAAACAATCGTGCACACTTCCTCGAAAGCCAGGCGCGGTCCCCGCGGGTAGAGCTTCGAACTGTCACCGTACCCGAGCGTGCAGATGAAGTTCGATTTGAGGGCCGTGCCCGAGAAGAAGACCCTGTCCACTTCCGCATTGTCGAAGCCTGACATGGGGCAGACGCCCAAGCCCAGCGCGCGGGCCGCGAAAATCAAGTAGGCGCCCTGGAGGGAGCTGTTGCGGAAGGCGGTGTCGTAGCTGAACTTGGGATCATTGGTGAAGAAAGGCCTCGCATCATAGCTCGGAAAGAGCCGGGGCAGATCTTCGTAGAACTTCTCATTGTAGGCGATGATTGCCGTCACGGGGGCCGATTTCACCTGCTCGATGTTGGACCCCATCAAGGCGGGATAGAGTCTGGCCTTCTCCGACTCACTCCGCACGAACACGATCCTCGCTGGCGCGGAGTTCACCGACGTGGGTCCCCATTTCATCAGCTCGTAGAGCTCCCGCAGGGTCTGCTCCGAGATGGGCTTGTTCTGCCAGAAATGGTGGGTGCGGGCTTCGGTAAAGAGTTGCTGGATGGATTCCTTCGCAATGGTCTTGGTCATCGGGGTCTCGCTCATTGGATACCCCCATTCTTGGCCCGACGGACTCCCTTGAGAAGGGCGAAGAATCTCAATATATTTTCCGGATAGGCGAAAAATGAATCCGGATTTGAATGCAGCGCTGATCTTCGTGAACGTGGTGAGGGCGGGAAGCTTCAGCAAGGCCGCTCGGAGCCTCGGTCTCTCCGTCTCCACCGTGAGTGACCGGGTGGTTGGCCTGGAAAGGACCCTGGGGGTGAGTCTCCTGACCCGGACCACCCGGAAGTTGAAACTGACGGACGAGGGCGCCGCCTTCTTCAAGGAATCCGAAGTCGCGATCCAGACCCTGGTGGGTGCCTTCGAGGGAGCCACGGCGACCCGGCGGCAGCCCACCGGTACCTTGAGGATCAGCGCGCCCGCGGATTTTCCGTGCTCGGAGGTCTCCGCCGCCGTGAGCGAGTTTCGGAACAAGTATCCTCAGGTCAAGGTGGAGACCCATATAAGCAATCGCTACGTGGACCTCATCACCGAGGGATTCGATATCGCCATCCGGGGAGGGCACCTGGAAGATTCCAGCCTGCGCTCCAAGCGCCTCGGGGTGGGAAGCTCGGTCGTGGTGGCGAGCTCCCGCTATCTCCAGGGCGCCTCGGCCATTCAGCACCCGCGAGACCTCGTGGCGCATCCGTGCATCGGCTTCGTGCTCAAGGAGGGCAACAAGGGCGACATGCCGTGGCACCTTCGCTCGGCGGGCGGAGAGGCCGTCCGGCTGAGGCCGGATTTCGTGGTCTCGTCCACGTCCTTCTCCTGGATCCTGAGCCTCGTGAGGCTCGGGGCGGGGTTGGCCTTGGTGCCCCAACCCCTGCTCAAGGAAGACTTCACCAGGAAGCGGCTCGTCCGGGTACTTCCGGATTGGGCCACGGAGGATGCGCCGGTGCACCTTGTCTATCCTCCTCAGCGCTTTTCTTCGCCCAAGGTGAGGGAAATGATTCCCATCCTGGAGAGGCACCTGCGTGGGCTGTTTGCGTAGAGACAGGTCGGCGAAGCGGGCGCCGTGCGGGGCCGGTGTTCCCACGACAAGCACTGGCGTGTGCATCCCTGCATTGCGTCGAAAGCGGCCAGCAGTCGCGCTGCCTCGCCCTGCAGCGGGCGCCCGGCCTTCGTGAGGTCGACCCCCTTGGGATGGCGGCGGAAGAGGGGCGCGCCGATCTCCGCTTCCAGCGCGCCGATCTGCTACGACAGCGGCGGCGGTTGCATGCCGGGCGCTTCGGCTGCCCGCGTGATCTGGCCCGCCTCCGCGACGGCGAGGAAG encodes:
- a CDS encoding RCC1 repeat-containing protein, which codes for MRASSLGEARAPARIATGGSHSLSVHQDGTVWAVGGNSVGQLGDGTTSLRRVPVRVLGLSGVVTVAAGGGHSLAVSADGTVWAWGNNSSGQLGDGSFDNRAEPVRVRGLSGVVAVAAGGYHSLAVSADGTVWAWGNNSSGQLGDGSFDNRAEPVRVRGSSGVVAVAAGGAHSLAVRSDGILWAWGDNLYGQLGNKGEFNSSEPVQVLRVTGGVSVSAGANHSLAVSADGTVWAWGDNSYGQLGIARTTPLLSIPGRVPEVRGSVAMAAGDNHSLAVSADGTVWAWGSNGHGQLGNGFMVDNSEPGRVPGLEGVGAVAAGSSHSLAVRDDGTVWAWGSNVEGQRGDGTTGQLSAPTRVPGVSGVVGVAANVFHSLAVSADGSAWAWGHNSHGELGDGSTRNSLAPVRVGGLKEVVAVAAGSSHSLALLAEGTVLAWGDNTFGQLGDGTRASHSVPAQVRGLRGVVAVAAGSSHSLALLADGTVWTWGYNLNGQLGDGTTTYRYEPVAVKGLQGVVAVAAGGNHSLAVRSDGTAWAWGENVKGQLGDGTLTSRPAPVEVKAAGKAVAAALGLSLAVGSDGFPWAWGNNSSGQLGDGSTISRPVPMRVQGTGEVVAVAAGNGHSLALSPEGGVWAWGQNTRGQLGEGTLDRRLAPTRVQGLSGVVAVAAGGAFSLAVRDDGSVWSWGDNAFGQLGNAPPVYATFVVRSLLE
- a CDS encoding malonic semialdehyde reductase translates to MTKTIAKESIQQLFTEARTHHFWQNKPISEQTLRELYELMKWGPTSVNSAPARIVFVRSESEKARLYPALMGSNIEQVKSAPVTAIIAYNEKFYEDLPRLFPSYDARPFFTNDPKFSYDTAFRNSSLQGAYLIFAARALGLGVCPMSGFDNAEVDRVFFSGTALKSNFICTLGYGDSSKLYPRGPRLAFEEVCTIV
- a CDS encoding LysR family transcriptional regulator; this encodes MNPDLNAALIFVNVVRAGSFSKAARSLGLSVSTVSDRVVGLERTLGVSLLTRTTRKLKLTDEGAAFFKESEVAIQTLVGAFEGATATRRQPTGTLRISAPADFPCSEVSAAVSEFRNKYPQVKVETHISNRYVDLITEGFDIAIRGGHLEDSSLRSKRLGVGSSVVVASSRYLQGASAIQHPRDLVAHPCIGFVLKEGNKGDMPWHLRSAGGEAVRLRPDFVVSSTSFSWILSLVRLGAGLALVPQPLLKEDFTRKRLVRVLPDWATEDAPVHLVYPPQRFSSPKVREMIPILERHLRGLFA